The following coding sequences lie in one Arachis stenosperma cultivar V10309 chromosome 5, arast.V10309.gnm1.PFL2, whole genome shotgun sequence genomic window:
- the LOC130981005 gene encoding uncharacterized protein LOC130981005, whose protein sequence is MRPRRWSAREGTPSDNREREQETFMATMNIVAEAVREAAMAAARAVEHLGVRNENRNENGEDNGNNEADSTHLDKPMTLATFLKVNPPKFKGTLIVTDADNWFRGIERSLRAQHVPEGQHVEFATYMLEGEAEHWWQGIQQLLQQDEGDIPWDTFKDEFYKKYFPRAARDAKEMELMQLKQGNTTVAEYARKFDDLCRFSKICQGNPADFEEWKCLKFEGGLREDLMSSVVPLEIQNFAELVNKSKLVEECSKKVAIARADRREALGRDFIQYLAPQGRNFKFNGQFDRQNRNQRNGNFLARDNGNYDNNNLGEEEGGQSQQTRDISVCSRCGNDHGNRAYRYGTHTCFSCGEYGHISRNCPKRFVRNPARPQQQGRVFTVTAGNTNAYNSSTRGEYHTMVLVVLDNTITSYAHVKF, encoded by the coding sequence ATGAGACCACGGAGATGGAGTGCACGGGAAGGAACCCCTAGTGATAACCGAGAGAGAGAACAGGAAACCTTTATGGCTACGATGAACATTGTAGCTGAGGCAGTGCGTGAGGCTGCGATGGCTGCTGCTAGGGCTGTTGAGCATCTCGGAGTGAGAAATGAAAACCGAAATGAAAACGGTGAGGATAATGGAAACAACGAGGCTGATTCAACGCATCTTGATAAACCCATGACCCTTGCTACTTTTTTGAAAGTAAATCCACCTAAGTTTAAAGGTACACTCATTGTGACTGATGCTGACAACTGGTTCCGAGGTATCGAGCGATCACTACGAGCACAGCATGTTCCGGAAGGTCAACACGTGGAGTTCGCTACTTATATGCTGGAAGGAGAAGCTGAGCATTGGTGGCAGGGGATACAGCAACTGTTGCAACAAGATGAGGGTGATATCCCTTGGGATACTTTTAAGGATGAATTTTATAAGAAGTATTTTCCGAGGGCAGCTCGTGATGCTAAGGAGATGGAACTTATGCAACTGAAACAGGGTAACACAACTGTTGCAGAATATGCCCGTAAGTTTGATGACTTGTGCCGTTTCTCCAAGATTTGTCAAGGGAATCCTGCTGACTTTGAAGAATGGAAGTGTTTGAAGTTCGAAGGGGGCCTTCGTGAGGATCTGATGAGTTCAGTAGTTCCATTAGAGATACAAAATTTTGCTGAACTGGTGAATAAAAGTAAACTAGTGGAAGAATGTTCGAAAAAGGTGGCGATAGCTCGAGCAGATCGTAGGGAAGCCTTAGGAAGAGACTTTATTCAATATCTAGCCCCTCAAGGTCGTAACTTTAAGTTCAATGGTCAGTTCGATCGCCAAAATAGGAATCAACGAAATGGTAACTTTCTCGCTCGTGACAATGGCAACTACGACAACAATAATTTGGGAGAGGAAGAAGGAGGTCAATCTCAGCAAACTCGGGATATTTCAGTATGCTCAAGGTGTGGGAATGATCATGGTAATAGAGCTTATAGATATGGGACACACACTTGTTTCTCTTGCGGAGAGTATGGACATATATCGAGGAATTGTCCAAAAAGGTTTGTTCGAAATCCAGCTAGGCCACAACAACAAGGAAGGGTTTTTACCGTAACTGCTGGCAACACTAATGCATATAATTCTTCCACTCGAGGTGAGTACCACACTATGGTTTTGGTTGTGTTAGATAATACTATAACTTCTTATGCGCATGttaaattttga